A genomic stretch from Candidatus Brocadiaceae bacterium includes:
- a CDS encoding ABC transporter ATP-binding protein yields the protein MKIVLESFCKSFGKEHVIEDMNLEVLEGEMLALLGPSGCGKTTTLFAICGIHHVTSGRILFGETVMNEVPAQKRNVGVVFQSYSLYPHLSVYENIAFPLRMKKDGKQTIDGRVREYAKKVQIENLLERKPAQLSGGQQQRVALARALIRYPSVLLMDEPLANLDAKLRLEMRSEIRAIQQNAGITSILVTHDQVEAMSMCDRIAIMNEGKIQQICTPQNMYREPQNIFVADFIGNPPICFYDGVIKNSCFVGSALAFALNGAHLKKDTQPGQRVKIGIRPEFFQPEDGNFVEGAISFVETQGRETLYDVRLADGNILRSIQRGESHYQLGDHVKWGFPVEKIYFFDEQGNRL from the coding sequence ATGAAAATTGTATTGGAAAGCTTTTGCAAATCATTTGGAAAAGAGCATGTAATAGAAGACATGAATCTGGAGGTTTTAGAGGGAGAAATGCTTGCCCTGTTAGGGCCTTCAGGTTGTGGAAAAACTACAACTCTATTTGCTATCTGCGGGATCCATCATGTTACCTCCGGTCGAATCCTTTTTGGTGAAACGGTAATGAATGAAGTGCCCGCGCAGAAAAGAAATGTCGGCGTGGTGTTCCAGTCCTATTCATTGTATCCACATCTTTCTGTCTATGAGAATATTGCTTTTCCCCTTAGAATGAAAAAGGATGGCAAACAAACAATTGATGGGCGTGTGCGAGAATATGCAAAAAAAGTTCAGATAGAAAACCTGCTTGAGAGAAAACCCGCGCAGCTCTCAGGAGGTCAGCAACAGCGCGTTGCGCTTGCCCGGGCGCTCATCCGTTACCCTTCCGTACTCTTAATGGACGAACCTCTGGCAAATCTTGATGCAAAACTGCGACTGGAAATGAGGAGCGAGATCCGTGCTATTCAACAAAATGCCGGGATCACCTCCATTCTGGTCACCCACGATCAGGTGGAGGCCATGAGCATGTGTGACCGTATCGCCATCATGAACGAAGGAAAAATCCAACAGATTTGTACGCCACAGAATATGTACAGGGAACCACAGAATATCTTTGTGGCAGATTTCATCGGAAATCCTCCAATATGTTTTTACGATGGAGTCATCAAAAATAGTTGTTTTGTAGGAAGCGCCCTTGCGTTCGCATTAAACGGAGCGCATTTGAAAAAGGATACTCAGCCAGGACAACGGGTGAAAATAGGCATCCGTCCGGAATTTTTTCAGCCAGAGGATGGAAATTTTGTCGAAGGCGCTATTTCATTTGTAGAAACCCAGGGGCGGGAGACGCTCTATGACGTAAGGCTTGCGGACGGGAATATACTCCGTTCCATACAACGCGGAGAATCACACTATCAACTAGGGGATCATGTGAAGTGGGGATTCCCCGTTGAAAAAATCTATTTTTTCGATGAGCAGGGCAACCGACTCTAA
- a CDS encoding FAD:protein FMN transferase, with protein sequence MLYTFFISLFSWSINGQKYGKGPFRLGVLFFLFTGVVCIASVARAQTETEPVDNFQLQTYLTEEQALDLVFPKCDEILFDDLFLTPEEKQALEKLLKRRLYEDRFTVYIGKRNGTIEGYAIITEEIGKFHPFTFIVGVKPDGKIKDIAVLVYRESRGGEIVRKRFLYQFIGKSFKHPIRINKDIINITGATMSVRYMCLGVRKVLGVIHSYYLSGKRNLANARPYNNQKQTAESNVPSEKTEKPQGIQEDEQKNKDIFADIKQLKESRLIMGTFAEITIYSSEEILVGTGIDKALDEMERIDSILSNYKKESKLSKLNDEAAKTPVACEGALLDVIEQAQFYSELSNGAFDITIAPMVSLWGFFHEKGHIPPEEDREKLLSAVSYKNVVIHKQGYTENSAIVSFKNERTKIDPGAIGKGYAVDRALDVVRKFDINNACINLGGNIYVLGTPPGKNAWKIGVQHPRNKNKILGYLELSNEATATSGDYERFFEIDGKRYSHIIDPRTGKPVEGTIAVTVIAPTGTEVDALSTGVFVLGSKEGIKLVKKIPGVDAMIAHEKNGEIVIDMTRGFHGKFKKTGNKGDDNVRWNVVDSDQ encoded by the coding sequence TTGCTGTATACATTTTTCATATCCTTGTTTTCCTGGTCTATAAATGGTCAAAAATATGGAAAAGGACCTTTTCGTCTTGGGGTACTGTTTTTTCTCTTTACGGGAGTTGTCTGTATTGCAAGCGTTGCAAGGGCACAAACGGAAACCGAGCCGGTCGATAATTTTCAATTGCAGACCTATCTTACGGAAGAACAGGCTCTGGACCTGGTATTTCCCAAATGCGATGAGATACTCTTCGATGACTTGTTCCTGACACCTGAAGAAAAACAGGCTCTTGAAAAACTGCTCAAGAGGAGACTCTATGAAGACAGATTTACGGTTTACATCGGAAAAAGGAATGGCACGATTGAAGGCTATGCAATCATTACGGAAGAAATAGGAAAATTTCATCCTTTTACGTTTATTGTAGGCGTAAAACCTGATGGAAAAATAAAAGATATTGCCGTGTTGGTATACCGGGAGAGTCGTGGCGGAGAGATTGTCAGAAAACGATTCCTTTATCAATTTATTGGAAAATCCTTCAAGCATCCGATTCGTATCAATAAGGATATTATAAATATTACTGGCGCGACGATGTCTGTGCGGTATATGTGCCTAGGGGTAAGAAAAGTGCTTGGAGTCATTCATTCGTATTACCTTAGTGGAAAAAGAAACCTTGCAAACGCAAGGCCGTATAATAACCAGAAGCAGACAGCAGAAAGTAATGTGCCTAGTGAAAAGACAGAAAAGCCTCAAGGCATACAGGAGGATGAACAGAAAAATAAAGATATATTTGCGGACATAAAACAGTTAAAGGAAAGTCGATTGATAATGGGAACTTTTGCTGAAATAACGATATATTCAAGCGAAGAGATTCTTGTCGGCACAGGCATTGATAAAGCGCTGGATGAAATGGAGCGCATCGATTCCATTCTCAGTAATTATAAGAAAGAGAGCAAGCTTTCAAAGCTAAACGACGAAGCGGCGAAAACACCGGTTGCTTGCGAAGGAGCACTTCTCGATGTTATTGAGCAAGCACAGTTTTATAGTGAGCTGAGTAACGGGGCCTTCGATATTACGATTGCTCCTATGGTTTCCCTCTGGGGATTTTTTCATGAAAAGGGACATATCCCACCAGAAGAAGACAGGGAAAAACTTTTATCCGCTGTTTCCTATAAAAACGTGGTCATCCACAAACAAGGTTACACGGAAAACTCAGCCATAGTTTCTTTTAAAAACGAACGGACGAAGATTGATCCGGGTGCTATAGGAAAGGGCTATGCCGTAGACAGGGCATTAGATGTAGTTCGGAAGTTTGATATAAATAACGCCTGTATTAATCTTGGCGGAAATATTTATGTCCTGGGCACACCGCCCGGTAAAAATGCCTGGAAGATCGGTGTGCAACATCCAAGAAATAAAAACAAAATTTTAGGTTATCTGGAACTGAGTAATGAAGCGACAGCCACTTCGGGAGATTACGAACGATTCTTTGAAATTGACGGGAAACGGTATTCACACATCATTGATCCAAGGACAGGGAAGCCGGTAGAAGGCACCATTGCGGTAACCGTTATAGCTCCCACCGGTACGGAAGTTGACGCTTTATCCACAGGAGTCTTTGTTTTGGGTTCAAAGGAAGGCATAAAACTTGTGAAAAAAATTCCTGGTGTTGATGCCATGATTGCGCATGAAAAGAATGGAGAAATCGTTATTGACATGACAAGGGGTTTTCATGGTAAATTTAAAAAAACCGGCAACAAAGGAGACGATAATGTTCGGTGGAATGTGGTCGATTCCGACCAGTAA
- a CDS encoding PKD domain-containing protein — MLNGSGSFQQGGDSLTYNWMFTSLPSDSLAFLDDPNAMRPSFTVDVEGEYVVSLVVNNGIADSPPSETFISADNVLPVAYAGPDQTVNGVISLDGSGSFDANGDPLTYRWTVLSKPLESLAVLDNPTDVMPTLITDVSGDFIVGLVVHDGLGNSASDKVVISVGDVPPLADAGPDQPVTIGETVSLDGSGSSDANGDALTYKWTLVSRPFGSNAALDNPTIMAPVFTADVVGDYVAMLIVHDGKRDSLSDSVVISTNNIAPIADAGNSQSVVIGDLAMLEGSGSSDANNDLLDFHWTLTSLPSGSGATLHSPNDEKTSFIPDLPGIYVASLVVDDGVSKSKTDTITISAVNLDTAAIRTLRETIDIINELDASYSPEVFENPNTKKMLTNKLNAVINNIENGEYESALHKMEYELLEKTDGCVLRGEPDKNDWIRDFDAQADVYTLMREAIELL; from the coding sequence ATGCTGAATGGAAGCGGAAGTTTTCAACAGGGTGGAGATTCACTAACGTATAATTGGATGTTTACCTCTTTGCCATCCGATAGCCTGGCTTTTTTAGATGATCCAAACGCGATGCGACCCAGTTTTACGGTTGATGTGGAAGGCGAGTATGTAGTGAGTCTGGTAGTAAATAACGGGATAGCTGATAGTCCTCCCAGCGAAACGTTTATAAGCGCCGATAATGTGCTCCCTGTGGCGTATGCTGGCCCTGACCAGACGGTGAATGGTGTAATTTCGCTGGATGGAAGCGGAAGTTTTGATGCAAATGGAGACCCGCTAACCTATAGGTGGACTGTGCTATCGAAACCTTTGGAGAGTCTTGCCGTACTGGATAATCCAACAGATGTCATGCCGACCTTAATCACTGATGTATCAGGAGACTTTATCGTGGGACTGGTGGTACATGATGGGTTGGGCAACAGTGCGTCTGATAAAGTAGTTATAAGCGTTGGAGATGTTCCTCCTCTGGCAGATGCAGGCCCTGATCAGCCTGTTACGATAGGAGAAACCGTTTCTCTGGATGGAAGCGGGAGCTCTGATGCCAATGGAGATGCGCTGACCTATAAATGGACACTCGTATCAAGACCTTTCGGTAGTAATGCCGCCCTGGATAATCCTACGATCATGGCACCTGTTTTTACCGCTGACGTGGTAGGCGATTATGTGGCAATGCTAATCGTACATGATGGGAAAAGGGATAGTCTGTCCGATTCAGTAGTTATAAGCACGAATAATATAGCCCCGATAGCAGATGCCGGTAACAGTCAATCGGTTGTTATTGGGGATCTTGCCATGCTTGAAGGAAGTGGCAGTTCTGATGCCAATAATGATTTATTGGACTTTCACTGGACGTTAACATCACTCCCGTCCGGAAGTGGCGCCACACTGCATAGTCCGAATGATGAAAAAACATCATTCATCCCTGATCTTCCCGGTATCTATGTGGCAAGTTTGGTGGTGGACGATGGAGTGTCGAAGAGCAAAACAGATACGATAACCATTTCTGCCGTCAATCTTGATACTGCAGCCATCAGGACACTGCGGGAAACCATTGATATTATTAACGAATTAGATGCATCCTATTCACCGGAGGTGTTTGAGAACCCGAATACCAAGAAGATGCTGACAAATAAACTCAATGCGGTTATTAATAATATTGAGAATGGTGAATATGAATCAGCCTTACATAAGATGGAATATGAACTCCTGGAAAAGACTGACGGGTGTGTCCTGCGCGGGGAACCAGATAAAAACGATTGGATAAGAGATTTTGACGCACAAGCTGATGTCTATACTTTGATGCGAGAGGCCATTGAGCTTTTATAA
- a CDS encoding EAL domain-containing protein, with product MKSKLQPIEKQSNLQKAKILIIDDEPGILSSLKILMETYLCTVATAEGGIQACQELLKTSYDLVLLDINMKDMSGHDVMDFMAEHKMKAPVIILSAEASFTAASKALRRGAQDYIKKPYDAEELITTIINTITKKRLEDDNLEMQQKMKESEDLYRHIVNTSPDIIYMMDHKGRFIFLNSQIEKLLGYGKNELIGKHFTAVIDAEHITKLKSFIRDKAHNKLGGHPFETIELRISGKKSSTDNRIFEITLFPVESETIRPLPKNKTPNSEKFAGYYGTARDVTERKKAEDCIRFQADHDVLTSLPNRALFKGRGSIAINRAHRNCHRMAVLFIDLDNFKRVNDTLGHASGDRLLQEVARRMDSCIRDVDTLARFGGDEFMLLLPDIRTSEDAGRVARKILDALQKPFMLKNHEIFVNVSIGISTFPDNGDDIESLIQNADAAMFEAKACGKGNISFFKNEMKNSTRASLLELENDLRRAVTNKDFIIHYQPQMEIMTGKIIGVEALVRWNHPKLGMISPIEFISLAEETKLIGAIGEWVLRSSCSEVRKWIKDDYSALRLSVNFSSIQIKDPCFVENLLQILAECAFPTKNFEVELTESALMTDIDRIAPKLNQLQEQSITLAIDDFGTGYSSMSYLKKLPVHTLKIDQSFIQERQGAESEANLVRAIIAMGRGLKLNTVAEGVETCDQLEFLRSSNCHAIQGYYFGKPQIGERTLQLLMENL from the coding sequence GTGAAATCAAAACTACAACCTATAGAAAAGCAGAGTAATTTACAAAAGGCAAAGATTCTTATAATAGATGACGAGCCAGGCATACTGTCAAGCCTGAAGATTTTGATGGAAACGTACCTGTGCACCGTGGCGACTGCTGAAGGTGGTATCCAGGCATGCCAGGAACTTTTAAAAACCTCCTACGATCTTGTTTTGTTAGATATCAACATGAAAGATATGTCAGGTCATGACGTTATGGATTTCATGGCTGAACATAAAATGAAAGCACCGGTAATTATACTTAGTGCAGAGGCATCATTTACTGCCGCAAGCAAGGCTCTTAGAAGGGGGGCGCAGGACTACATAAAAAAACCATACGATGCCGAGGAGTTGATCACCACGATAATAAACACAATAACCAAGAAGCGGTTGGAAGATGATAACCTGGAAATGCAGCAAAAAATGAAAGAGTCAGAAGATCTTTATAGGCACATCGTTAATACCTCGCCAGATATCATTTATATGATGGACCACAAAGGTCGATTCATATTTTTAAATTCTCAAATTGAAAAACTTTTAGGATACGGGAAAAATGAACTTATCGGAAAGCATTTCACTGCAGTTATTGATGCGGAGCACATTACAAAATTAAAATCCTTTATCAGAGACAAGGCGCATAATAAGCTTGGAGGACATCCGTTTGAGACCATCGAATTGCGTATTTCCGGAAAAAAATCTTCCACTGATAATCGTATTTTTGAAATCACGCTTTTTCCGGTTGAATCAGAAACGATAAGGCCGCTCCCAAAGAATAAAACCCCTAACAGTGAGAAATTTGCTGGTTATTACGGAACAGCCCGAGATGTTACCGAAAGGAAAAAAGCCGAAGACTGTATCAGATTTCAGGCTGACCATGATGTATTAACAAGTTTGCCTAATCGAGCGCTTTTTAAAGGCAGAGGGAGCATTGCGATTAACAGGGCTCATAGAAATTGTCATAGAATGGCGGTCCTGTTTATTGATCTGGACAATTTCAAAAGGGTTAATGATACGCTCGGCCACGCGTCGGGAGATCGATTACTTCAAGAAGTGGCCCGGAGAATGGATTCATGTATACGTGATGTTGATACGTTAGCGCGTTTTGGCGGGGATGAATTTATGCTCCTCCTTCCCGATATAAGAACGTCTGAAGATGCAGGACGGGTTGCAAGGAAAATCCTTGATGCCCTGCAGAAACCTTTCATGCTTAAAAATCATGAAATCTTTGTGAATGTCAGTATAGGCATTTCCACGTTTCCGGACAATGGCGATGACATAGAATCGCTTATTCAAAATGCTGATGCGGCCATGTTTGAAGCCAAAGCTTGCGGCAAAGGGAACATTTCGTTTTTTAAGAATGAGATGAAGAACTCTACCCGTGCCAGTCTTTTGGAGCTGGAAAATGATTTAAGACGGGCGGTAACAAACAAAGATTTTATCATTCACTATCAACCCCAAATGGAAATTATGACGGGCAAGATAATTGGGGTTGAAGCCCTTGTTCGTTGGAATCACCCGAAACTCGGGATGATCAGCCCAATCGAGTTCATTTCCCTTGCCGAAGAGACAAAACTTATTGGAGCAATAGGCGAGTGGGTTCTTCGCAGCTCCTGCAGTGAAGTGCGAAAGTGGATAAAAGATGATTACAGTGCGCTAAGGCTCTCAGTTAATTTTTCATCCATACAGATTAAAGATCCTTGCTTTGTTGAAAATCTTTTACAGATACTCGCTGAATGTGCGTTTCCTACAAAAAATTTTGAGGTTGAACTAACGGAAAGCGCTCTCATGACTGACATTGATCGCATAGCTCCGAAATTGAATCAGCTCCAAGAGCAATCAATAACGCTGGCTATCGACGACTTTGGCACCGGCTATTCGTCGATGTCGTATTTAAAGAAGCTTCCGGTACATACGCTCAAGATTGATCAATCATTCATACAGGAAAGGCAAGGCGCTGAAAGTGAAGCCAACCTTGTTCGCGCAATCATTGCAATGGGAAGAGGATTAAAATTGAATACTGTAGCAGAAGGGGTGGAAACGTGTGATCAGCTCGAATTTCTCAGATCATCGAACTGTCACGCTATCCAGGGGTATTATTTCGGAAAACCGCAAATAGGAGAAAGAACGCTGCAATTGTTAATGGAAAACCTCTAA
- a CDS encoding Ig-like domain-containing protein — translation MRAHTVSKGFGIVAVIFSLLFFIVPFLPAWLHAGEINASPISISPTDFIRGENTIDCGGNGLRIEAVSVAIDAEPSIIYRGTTSTLSWTSTGAKSAEIDQGIGIVDLHGTLEVSPSKTTTYTITIHWCKGMTTTDSVTIEVLTPEPKPEPTPAPLIITYTVPSDTKLNVAIDSAITAHFSMAINGSTATTNNFKLRDGESDISGSVSSNGTTITFTPSTNLAYDTTYTAIITDGITAANNAGTQLDSEYTWTFTTEKEPPLLEVTIRADPERIILSPGGTNPDNSMPKTIAKRETVTLAWTSANANTENRSGMAVSA, via the coding sequence ATGCGAGCACATACTGTGAGTAAAGGCTTCGGGATAGTTGCTGTAATTTTTTCCCTGTTGTTTTTTATTGTGCCATTTCTTCCCGCATGGTTGCATGCAGGAGAAATAAATGCTTCACCCATTTCAATTTCACCAACGGACTTTATCCGGGGTGAAAATACCATTGACTGTGGCGGAAACGGGCTTCGCATTGAAGCAGTTTCTGTTGCTATTGATGCAGAACCAAGCATTATCTATCGAGGAACAACATCCACTCTGTCATGGACATCAACAGGAGCAAAGAGCGCCGAGATTGACCAGGGCATAGGAATTGTCGATCTACATGGAACCCTCGAAGTCTCTCCCTCTAAGACGACAACCTATACGATCACGATACACTGGTGCAAAGGAATGACCACGACGGACAGTGTGACCATAGAGGTGCTTACTCCAGAACCAAAGCCAGAACCCACACCGGCGCCGTTAATTATCACATATACCGTACCGTCTGACACGAAATTAAATGTGGCAATAGACTCAGCGATTACTGCTCATTTTAGCATGGCTATCAATGGTTCCACGGCAACAACAAATAATTTCAAATTGCGCGACGGAGAAAGTGATATTTCCGGCTCGGTAAGTAGTAACGGTACTACAATCACCTTTACTCCATCAACAAATCTGGCTTATGACACTACCTACACGGCAATAATTACTGACGGCATCACGGCGGCAAATAATGCCGGCACTCAATTAGACTCGGAGTATACGTGGACTTTTACCACGGAAAAAGAACCTCCGCTCCTGGAAGTGACCATCCGCGCAGATCCAGAACGTATTATTCTCAGTCCTGGCGGGACTAATCCCGATAACTCTATGCCTAAGACCATTGCCAAGAGAGAAACAGTTACACTCGCCTGGACCTCTGCCAATGCAAACACAGAAAATAGATCAGGAATGGCAGTGTCGGCGTAA
- a CDS encoding diguanylate cyclase: protein MAEHDPLTNLFNRRRFRDELKHQVALSKRYGNKGALLFLDLDNFKYYNDTYGHLKGDKLRLELSGILRKGLRGTDILARLGGDEFAIILPYADKDKALSISSHLLEPVVEVKNNILHSYEVLLRMIGEAGEHILPNEFLATAERFGHIRAIDRWVVSKSIRLMAEYELDKKGNCLGCLGINLSGKAFTDPELTHIIKDELSAKGMVNKKAVPFSEDLFVKMER, encoded by the coding sequence ATGGCCGAACATGATCCGCTAACGAACCTGTTTAACCGCCGTCGCTTTCGCGATGAATTAAAACATCAGGTTGCGCTATCAAAACGTTATGGCAACAAAGGGGCGTTGTTGTTCTTAGACCTGGATAACTTCAAGTACTATAATGATACTTACGGGCATTTGAAAGGCGATAAGCTCCGGTTAGAATTGTCAGGTATTCTCAGGAAAGGGCTGAGAGGAACAGACATTCTTGCCAGGTTAGGCGGTGATGAATTTGCTATAATCCTTCCATATGCTGATAAAGATAAGGCGCTATCGATATCCAGTCATCTTCTTGAGCCTGTAGTAGAAGTAAAAAACAACATACTGCACAGCTACGAAGTGTTATTACGCATGATTGGAGAAGCTGGAGAGCATATCCTTCCGAATGAATTTCTTGCCACTGCTGAACGTTTCGGGCATATCCGTGCTATTGACAGGTGGGTCGTTAGCAAATCCATCAGATTAATGGCTGAATACGAACTGGATAAGAAAGGAAATTGTCTCGGTTGTCTCGGTATTAATTTATCCGGCAAGGCATTTACTGACCCTGAATTAACACACATTATTAAAGATGAGTTATCAGCAAAAGGAATGGTTAATAAAAAGGCTGTGCCCTTCTCAGAGGACCTTTTCGTGAAAATGGAAAGGTGA
- a CDS encoding PAS domain-containing protein, which translates to MGYILWDKEFCVLEWNYAAERIFGFKKSEVMGKYGPDLIVPKEVRKQVGEVMQALRQGKQASYAEKNLRHNLFLWPNMIR; encoded by the coding sequence GTGGGATATATTTTATGGGATAAAGAATTTTGCGTGCTTGAATGGAATTATGCAGCAGAACGTATTTTTGGTTTTAAAAAGAGTGAAGTAATGGGCAAATATGGTCCGGATCTTATTGTTCCGAAGGAAGTTCGTAAGCAAGTTGGTGAAGTCATGCAAGCTCTGCGGCAGGGAAAGCAAGCTTCATATGCTGAAAAAAATCTGAGGCACAACTTGTTTTTATGGCCGAACATGATCCGCTAA
- a CDS encoding PAS domain S-box protein → MEAFLFTVIFNELFTSHRRLAIILTSFQLSHNSIRKQTQKKFLEMGKMGIGKKITLLLLFMLAIAVANIFVIYQYQNTQQHDAHIMNIAGRQGMLSQKMAKHAFSIAAKVDRENECKKLQQAIELYDKSFVALRDGGNSIPRSMLKTSEKIWSKLKNNLEVVLKESQDNKKFLDAVNYIRLNDNTLLEINEKVTEMLGELSRYKTYKSRIILILLLSFDTFIFFTGYLVTKKIVRPIRELSEVARNVGSGDLSKKIQISSCDEVGEFGSSFNKTVEDLYSTHGKLKQSEEKYHRLIESLQDDFFFYTHDTDGIFTYVSPSIESVLGYFPEEFLTHYSQYMTDNPCNEKATKYTKLSIKGIKQPSYQVELYHKNGTIKTLKVLEVPVFDEKGKVVAIEGIAENITQNKKVENALRTSEERYRVLLENLPLRIFYKDKDLCYVSCNEVYAHDLGIQPEEIAGKTDYDFFPRSFANESRTKDMQVIETGQIVEYEDKCDLYKNEMTIQIIKKPIKDSEGEIVGILGIFWDVTEKIRLQKETMHTSQLVSIGELAATVAHEINNPINGIVNCAQIIANSNKGDKRQYDIAQRIIKEGLRITRIVSTLLAYAKAPETEEKKSFLFKELLSDTLILTAAQLKKEGIRVILNMPQNMARIFVNPHQMQQVFLNIISNARYSLNCKFKGKHDNKKLEISVKEKTVDNCVYQMITFCDYGVGIPLNIIDKVKNAFFTTKPRDLGTGLGLSICNDIIKKHGGKLLINSIEGQFTRITVALPAVKNQPSPPVSASKTG, encoded by the coding sequence GTGGAAGCATTTTTATTCACAGTCATTTTCAACGAATTATTTACTTCTCATCGACGCTTGGCTATAATCCTGACTTCTTTTCAACTTAGTCATAACAGTATCAGAAAACAAACACAAAAGAAATTCCTTGAAATGGGAAAAATGGGTATTGGGAAAAAAATTACATTATTGTTGTTGTTCATGCTAGCGATAGCTGTCGCTAATATTTTCGTCATATATCAGTACCAAAATACACAACAACACGATGCCCATATCATGAATATTGCAGGGCGGCAGGGAATGTTATCACAAAAGATGGCAAAGCATGCTTTTTCTATAGCAGCCAAGGTTGATAGAGAAAATGAATGTAAAAAGCTGCAACAAGCAATTGAGTTGTATGATAAGTCATTCGTTGCTTTGAGGGATGGGGGGAATTCAATACCAAGGAGTATGCTTAAAACTTCAGAAAAAATATGGTCAAAATTAAAAAATAATCTGGAAGTAGTGCTAAAAGAGTCTCAAGATAATAAAAAATTCTTAGACGCCGTTAACTACATTCGTTTGAACGATAATACTTTATTGGAGATAAACGAAAAGGTTACGGAGATGCTTGGAGAATTATCCCGCTATAAGACGTATAAATCAAGAATTATTCTTATACTACTCCTCAGTTTTGATACCTTTATTTTTTTCACAGGATATTTGGTAACAAAAAAAATAGTAAGGCCAATAAGGGAGCTTTCAGAGGTGGCAAGGAACGTTGGAAGTGGCGATTTATCAAAAAAAATACAGATTTCTTCTTGTGATGAGGTTGGCGAATTTGGATCATCCTTTAATAAGACGGTTGAAGATTTATATAGCACGCATGGAAAACTAAAACAATCTGAGGAGAAGTATCATAGATTAATTGAAAGTCTTCAAGATGATTTTTTCTTTTATACCCACGATACGGATGGCATTTTTACTTATGTAAGCCCATCCATCGAGAGCGTATTGGGTTATTTCCCGGAAGAATTTCTTACCCATTACTCTCAATACATGACTGACAATCCATGCAATGAAAAGGCAACAAAATATACCAAACTGAGTATTAAGGGAATCAAACAACCCTCATATCAAGTTGAACTCTATCACAAAAATGGAACCATAAAAACGTTGAAAGTGCTTGAAGTGCCGGTGTTTGACGAAAAAGGAAAAGTCGTTGCAATAGAGGGTATAGCAGAAAATATCACTCAAAATAAGAAAGTAGAGAATGCTTTACGTACCAGTGAAGAAAGATATAGAGTATTGTTGGAGAATCTTCCTCTGAGGATTTTTTATAAGGACAAGGATTTATGTTATGTTTCCTGTAATGAAGTTTACGCACACGATTTAGGCATTCAACCAGAAGAAATTGCAGGGAAGACTGATTATGACTTTTTTCCAAGGAGTTTTGCAAATGAATCTAGAACAAAAGACATGCAAGTAATAGAAACAGGACAAATAGTAGAATATGAAGACAAATGTGATCTGTATAAAAACGAAATGACTATTCAAATAATCAAGAAGCCTATAAAAGACAGTGAAGGAGAGATTGTTGGCATACTGGGAATCTTCTGGGATGTAACAGAAAAAATACGCTTGCAAAAGGAAACTATGCACACGAGCCAGTTAGTATCAATAGGTGAACTCGCAGCAACTGTTGCCCATGAGATTAATAATCCTATAAATGGAATAGTCAACTGTGCTCAAATTATTGCAAATAGCAACAAAGGAGATAAAAGACAATATGATATTGCACAGAGAATTATTAAAGAAGGCCTTCGGATAACGAGGATCGTTTCTACTTTACTTGCATACGCAAAAGCACCTGAAACAGAAGAGAAAAAATCTTTTTTGTTTAAAGAATTGTTATCTGATACCCTCATTTTAACTGCTGCGCAATTAAAGAAGGAAGGGATTCGTGTAATTTTAAATATGCCTCAAAACATGGCAAGAATATTTGTAAATCCTCATCAAATGCAACAAGTGTTTCTCAACATTATAAGCAATGCTCGTTATTCACTCAACTGTAAATTTAAAGGAAAACACGACAACAAAAAACTGGAAATATCTGTTAAAGAAAAAACTGTTGATAATTGCGTCTATCAAATGATCACCTTTTGTGATTATGGGGTAGGAATACCCTTAAATATTATTGATAAAGTAAAGAATGCTTTTTTTACCACAAAACCAAGAGACCTGGGAACAGGGTTAGGCCTCAGCATTTGTAATGATATTATAAAAAAACATGGTGGTAAATTATTAATAAATAGCATTGAAGGGCAATTTACCAGAATTACCGTAGCTTTGCCTGCAGTAAAAAACCAACCATCTCCCCCCGTATCAGCTTCTAAAACAGGATAG